In Oceanidesulfovibrio indonesiensis, the sequence GACGCCTGGCGAAATCGCCGTGAGCATCGTGGCCGAACTCGTGCAGCATCGCAGGCTGGGCGGGCGATGAAGCCTCCGCCCTGCAAATCTCTTGGCATCCCTTCGCTGAAACACGCCGCGGATCTGCTCGAACGGTCGGGCGCTGACGACGGGCTGTGGGGCCATTCTGTAGCAGTGGCATCAGTCTCTGTTCGCATCGCTGCCGGCCTAGTGGACTCCGGCGCGATACTGCATATGGACGCCGTCGCAGCCGGCGGATTGCTCCACGACATCGGCAAAGGTTTTCCCGGCCATGCGCAAGCCGGCGCGCGGATTATGGCCGAGGAAGGGTTCCCGGCCATCGCCGAAATCATAGCCCTGCACTCCGATTTCGTCCCGGCAGAAAATGCTCCCATCTCCGAAGCCGAGGTAGTCTTCCTCGCAGACAAACTGGTGCGGCGGAGTCGCTGCGTATCTTTGGAATCGCGGTTTGCGGAGGCCGCGACGCGTTTCGCAAAAGATCCCGAAGCGCAGGCCGGCGTTTCCCGCCGCAGGCTCCAGGCCCTGCGCTGCCGCGACCGCATGGCTGCCGTTCTCCGCACGGCGCCGGAACAGCTTGCGAGCGCACCAAGCGGCCATCCACTTGAATCACAACTAGCTGAAATACTTCGTGGACTCGGAAAATCGCCTCGTGACTCCGATGCATGCTGGCCGACGCACCCTTCGACAGCGAAACTATAAAGGAGAGTTCATCTTGCATGATACCGACAGCGCGACGAACCTTCCAAAAGTTTGTCTCTTGCGGGCTCCTGCGAACACGGTACCGGCTATCACGCAGGCGAGGCCGCAGTTGTGCGGTGTGGTCGCCGCTCAGCAGCCCGAGCCGTTCCCTCCCCTGAGCAAAAAAAATATGGCCGAAGCGAGACAATGTCTGGAACGGATGGAGGACCGCACTTTCCATGTCCGCTACGCGGCCGCCATGCGGCTGGTCGGGTTCGGCCCCGGCGTCATCCCGCTCCTGCTGCCTGTCCTCCGGGACGGGCGCGACCTCGGCCAGCTGGACGCCGCACTCGATGTACTGAAACAACTGGGCGATCCGCGAGCCCTGCCCGAGGTCGCCTCCTTGCTCGATTCGACCTCTGAGCGCATTCGCCATGCAGCATTGCGCGCCTTGCGCTGGCTGGCCGACGACCCCGTCGTTTTCACGCCGGCGCTGGCTGACCTCTGGTGGCGAATCCGACGCGAAGCCGTATTCGCGCTGGTCGAACTTCGCCGCGAAAACACCGGCGCCCTGCTTGAACCCTTGCTTCGCGACATCCAGCCCATGGTCCGTGCCGCTGCGGCGAACGCTCTCGGCATCCTTGGCCAAAGCCGCCATGTTCGAGCACTCGTCGAACTGCTTGACGATCCTGCAGCGAACGTCCGCGAGATTGCGTTGTGGTCGCTCAAACGAATAGAGGGATGCGCCATACGTGATTGCATTCAGGAGATGCTCTGCAGACCGGTGAACCCGCGCAACGTGGTGCTCGCAGCCAGGGCGTTGTCCGTCGCCCCGAGCCAGACGGCGGTACGGGCCGTCATCTCTGCGGCGGAGCATGCTGGCAGCCGGCAGAAAGTCGAGGTGGTGAAGTCCATCGCCCCGTACGGAAATCCAGAGCACCTGCCATTCCTTGAGTCCCTGCTCCGGAACGAATCGGAAGCCGTTCGAAAAGCCGCCGCGTGGGGGATTGGCGTCCACACGCTGCGTTGCGCAACCCGTCGAGCGCGCAACTAAGGGAGCAGTAAAACTCAGCCGGCGAAATCGAGACACAAACCGGCCACGTGGCCGAGGGGCTTATAGCGGAGCTCGCAGCGAACATCTTTACCGGAACGGTGCGCGGGCAGCGTAAGGACAGCCGGTTCGTGCGGGAATCCTTCTGCACGCGCCAGGGCGTCTGCAATTTGCGCATGGAAGCGTTCGAGTTCCGGCTCGCCGGGCAGTTCATCCGTCCCCCACAGCGAACGGCCGAGCTCCTTATTCACGAGCACGCTGTGCAATGGGCTTGTGGGATATTCTCCCGCACCTGCATCGATGTATGCCACTGTTTCCTCCCTCGCTTTTTCCCTCGATCCTTCGTTGCGCCGCCCACCACTAACCCTTTGATCCCACGGCTCAATCATTT encodes:
- a CDS encoding HD domain-containing protein, which codes for MKPPPCKSLGIPSLKHAADLLERSGADDGLWGHSVAVASVSVRIAAGLVDSGAILHMDAVAAGGLLHDIGKGFPGHAQAGARIMAEEGFPAIAEIIALHSDFVPAENAPISEAEVVFLADKLVRRSRCVSLESRFAEAATRFAKDPEAQAGVSRRRLQALRCRDRMAAVLRTAPEQLASAPSGHPLESQLAEILRGLGKSPRDSDACWPTHPSTAKL
- a CDS encoding HEAT repeat domain-containing protein; translated protein: MAEARQCLERMEDRTFHVRYAAAMRLVGFGPGVIPLLLPVLRDGRDLGQLDAALDVLKQLGDPRALPEVASLLDSTSERIRHAALRALRWLADDPVVFTPALADLWWRIRREAVFALVELRRENTGALLEPLLRDIQPMVRAAAANALGILGQSRHVRALVELLDDPAANVREIALWSLKRIEGCAIRDCIQEMLCRPVNPRNVVLAARALSVAPSQTAVRAVISAAEHAGSRQKVEVVKSIAPYGNPEHLPFLESLLRNESEAVRKAAAWGIGVHTLRCATRRARN